In Salarias fasciatus chromosome 13, fSalaFa1.1, whole genome shotgun sequence, the sequence AGATGCAAAGCTAAGCTGCGAAATCAATGATGCCTTAGCCTTTCCCCAACAGTTTCTGGATGAacatttaaagcagaattacTCTTACATGACTCCCTGCTGAcataacttatttttttctacaGGCTGGAGTTGAAAGTAAAATCGATGTGAGGCAGAAATTAGCCCTGATTACACTGAGTAAGTAGTTTAATAAATGTGTCATGATTTCTAATaatagattattttttaatgcacattttcaCTTATCTTTCATTAGATGAGCTGATTGCTGCCGGAGAAGCTGGAACATATGACTTTGTGTTCATTGATGCTGACAAATCCAACTATGACAACTACTACGAGCAGTCCTTACAACTTATACGAAAAGGGGGCATCATTGCAATCGACAATGTAAGTAAGCCGAGGACAAACGGAGGATATTTGCTGTGGTGACAAGAGGTGTGCAGCACACTGGACAGAATGAAACAGctctgttgttgtggttgtgtcCAAAAGGTGCTGTGGAGTGGAAACGTGGTGGATCCCGCTCCCACTGACTACACCTCCCAGGCTCTAGATGCTCTCAATAAGAAGCTGCACAAGGACCAGCGGATTGAACTCAGCATGCTCACTGTGGGGGATGGGCTGACCATCGCCATCAAGCGCTAAATGTCTGGTTATAATATGCTTAACATGTAATTTTTCAACAGCTtgcttatttgaaaagaaaatgaaataatcacATTACTCATTATGGCTATTTTTATATGCAACAAAAAACTCAATTAAAGTTAAAATGTTGCTTCAGTAAATTTATATGGGTACAAAAAGCATGGAGTGAGAGTGGTAATTCAATTTCACTTTGTAGTTTATAGTATTTTCATCTTTGTCCTTATGAATTTCAGAGAGAAATGTTTTGATGTACTCCATCTTCACGTgaagtcagctgggatcagttccAACACCAGAGGTTGGAGAGGCTTGCTTGAATCTAGTTCATGGACTGGAAAGGTGGAGGAAGGGAAAGCCACTGTTTGTCCCTTGATGAGGTCTCTGAACTGTGGCAGCCCACTCTTTAAAGTCAGTAGAGATGTATCAAATGCAGATTGATAATTTCTCCAAGTGAATAATagtaattaaaaacaaaaggaactCGTGTTTTCAGAAAAATTAGTATTTGGATCCATCAGAAGAATTGCATCATCCCGTAAATACCCTAAACATCCAACCATTGTAATGGCAAACTTTCTTCGGTGACAAGTCCTGTAGCATATGGTGTGGGGCCCCAACAGAGTCCTGATCTCAACATCACAGAGTCAGTCTGGGATTTCAGAAGCAGATGACATCGAAAATTCTCACAAAAACTGTTACAAGTTCTCCAGCTGCCCACCTGCGAGTATCCAAACAAATGTGTGCACAATTGCTCTGGAGAGTTGTACTACTGTTGAAAGGCAGTGACGGCTAATCCAACTATGAGCTGCACTTGATAAAAAGCAAAATTATATCTAAAAGCAACTATTTGGGACTTTTAAagcatgatttaaaaaaaaaagcatctcctCTGTAGTTTCTGTGTCTAAAACAGTGTACCCTCACTCACAGTCAGCTAAGCAATGTGTTTGTTCTGGATTGGAACTTGATGTGAGGAGTCTCAGCAACATTCTAGTACCTGAGGCCTGCGGGGTGTTTCCAGGTTTCAGGCTGGGAACAGCTGGACCTGCTCTCTGGACAGACAGGCTTTGAGATATGAAGGCCACACCCTATGGGCAGGCAGCCCCACTCACAGCAGCCAGGCCACAGAGCACAAGACCTACAGGGCACAGTGCGGCCCCACCGGTGGCCCACGAGCCAGGGCATCACAACCTgctgaccccccctcccccgaaaacacacacacacacacacacacacacacacacacacacacacacacacacacacacacacacacacatgcacacacaccaccccaCAGGGAGGTGGAGGGCAAAAAGGAGGAACCCGCCCCCATCCGTTTGCAGTTTGCACACGTCCCTGCTGCGCACTCAGCGCTCATTAACGATCAGCTGATGCTTCACCTTttcagcaccgcggacagcTCCGCTCAGCATCGCTAGCAGATGCGATGCTTATAAAATCCCGCATGGAGCTCTCCCGCAGCGGACATCCACCTCCACCGCATCGGGCATAGACATCGCAGTGCACAGAATGAGCTCCAGAGACGCGCGTTTACGACTGAAACCGCGGCGTTCAGACAAAAATAGCAGCGATGCGGTGAGAGATGCGTCCGCCGTCATGAGTCCCGCCATCCCGTCACCTGCGAAGGTGGACGGGAAAGAAGTGATGCACGGCTTGAACGGTCGCCTTGCGGGATTCATAGAGAAGGTGCACCAGCTGGAGTACCACAACCTGATcctggagagagaaatccaagAGATCCGAGGGAAAGCTAAGCCAGCGTCCTGCTTGGAGGAGGAGTATGGACCAGAGCTCGGGAGGCTGCGGCAGCTGGTGCTGGATATCAACCATCAGAAGCATCAGATTGAGATCGAGCGTGAGAATTTGGAGGAGGAACTGTCCAAGCTGAAGAGACAGTGTGAAGAAgaggcgcgctgcagagcggaCGCCGAGGGCAGCATCACGGTCCTGAAGAGGGACATCAGTGAGGCACACAGGGCTAAACTCCACATGGACAAGAAGGCGCAGTGTCTCGTGGATGAGATGCACTTCCTGAAGAGGAACCACGAGGCCGAGGTGTCTGAAATGTTTGACCAAATCCAGAACGCCGAGGTGACCGTGGGGGGTTTTGGAAGCCCCGAGCTGactgcggcgctccgggacATCAGGGCACAGCTGGAAGGGCAAACTCAGCCCGGCGTCCAGCCGATGGGAGAAACTTTCCCATCTCAATTTACAAAATTAACAAAGGCAGCTGAAGCGAAGAGAGAGGTGTTGAAAGCGACCCAGCAGGAGATACAGGAGTACAGAAGGCACCTGCAGGCCAAAAACGTGGAACTGGACTGCGCTAAAGGCACCAGAGACGCACTGGAGACCCAAATCCATGATGTGGAGGATCGCCACAAGGAGGAACTCATGCACTACCAGGTGAGGCTTTGTCCACATTCTCAGTCATCATTAATAAAGACATTGTTTTGTAACAGATGCTCTCTTCACTCTTGACGCAGACTACAATCAAAGAACTTGAAAATGAGCTGATAAACAGCAAGTTTGACATGTCGGGCTACCTGCGAGAGTACCAGGACCTGCTGAACGTGAAGATGGCTCTGGACGTAGAGATTTTATCTTACAGGTACTCTGAAACACATCACTGATTCTTTTATCTCTTTATCAGGCCCATTGAGATTGATGTTGTTTGTGTagactttttcaaaatttgCAAAATTATGATAATGCATGACACTTGTTACTGTGGTAGTTTTGGTtagttttacacttttaaatgttttgtcatAGAGAAATTACTTGTATTTTAGCTTTCAAGTGTGGAAGTGTTTAATTCTTAACTGTTTTAGTGAGAAGCCTACAGATGGTTCCTATAGTCATCCACACTTGTATTCTTTCATGCAGCATAATAGATCTGAATTGAGgcaaaaaaaagtaatcagattTCAATTTTCAGTGCTGTCACTATCTTAAATATTGcgtcattaaaataaatgaaataaaattacattaaagaaaaatatatacCACATGCGTTTGTGCATGACTTCTCTTTTTTAAGATAATAATACCAGCCTCAGCCACACATTAGACACCAGATAAAAGGATATCAGGAGGAAAGCTTTGGTCAGGACAGGTCCAGAGGAAGTTACATCACTTGACTGGGAGTCAGCTGATGTGCACACCTTAATATGGTCAATTGGAGTTAATCTTGAAATCTTAAAATTGGTCTTGAGTCGTTTTGTCTGAAGAACTTGATAAGCCTGTTAACAttggtgtctgtctctgtcatcTTCCAGGAAACTTCTTTGTGGCGAGGAAGCTCGGCTTTCCAGGATGTCCGACACGCACATCTCTTTGCCCTACATTTAC encodes:
- the LOC115399356 gene encoding neurofilament medium polypeptide-like → MSSRDARLRLKPRRSDKNSSDAVRDASAVMSPAIPSPAKVDGKEVMHGLNGRLAGFIEKVHQLEYHNLILEREIQEIRGKAKPASCLEEEYGPELGRLRQLVLDINHQKHQIEIERENLEEELSKLKRQCEEEARCRADAEGSITVLKRDISEAHRAKLHMDKKAQCLVDEMHFLKRNHEAEVSEMFDQIQNAEVTVGGFGSPELTAALRDIRAQLEGQTQPGVQPMGETFPSQFTKLTKAAEAKREVLKATQQEIQEYRRHLQAKNVELDCAKGTRDALETQIHDVEDRHKEELMHYQTTIKELENELINSKFDMSGYLREYQDLLNVKMALDVEILSYRKLLCGEEARLSRMSDTHISLPYIYHQSPIYALPCNSRPGGPHRRAEPHYKFVEEIITETTREIEMSEFEESGSEETDLGKDEQGCTKREKGSSEEEEDDDKNIGEDQGNQICDSQQDQVASCGYLVNGDNDEEKSKEESEELDNEGDNTDTDKNTLSKNVKTDTPVFQKQTIHSLKAEM